ATCCTTTGCAATTATCAAGTAGTAGTATACATTAAAATACACAATCAAACATGAAAAATTACTTTTGTTCGATCAGAGGAACTTCTATAGGAGCTTTACCCCACCCCTTAAATTATTGACATCAAACTGGAACATTTGTGGAGCTCTTTCAAACCTTATCTTCATCCATTTGTTGTTAACTTGTTGCTCTATATCCTTGTTAAGTAGTGGAATATGATATCACTAAAAGAGATTAACATATCATTAGTTAGTTATCTTGTcttaattaatatgcaattcAATAATCACACAACAAATGGTAGTGCAAAAAGAACTACATAAAatgttgtattttgtgtataatatatatGTTGATTAGCatgtctttttttgtttttttatttgccGCTAGACTAACTAATGACTAAGTCTATGTAACATATCAATCAAAATTTAATAACAATAGTAATTATTAACATGCAGTTGGCCGGCTATACAAAAAAGTAAATTGACCATTTTTCTCCAATTTTTCTCTCATTTCAAACAACACCAACCgcatttcttctttctcttactcCTACTATAGGCAATTCCATGCAAAAAAGAGGAAGATGATTCAGTAGTTGATATTCAAAGCTCTTGTACTTTGAAGATAAAACATGGCAAATAGACAATATTTTTCACCAGCTTCAGCACCTTTAGTAGCTCTCAACCTTGGAAATGGATCAAGCAAGAAACCTATATTAGGTGGAATTTTGATTGCCATTATACTAGTATTTGTTGCAGGCTggttatatttttgtttcaaaagGAAGTTGTATCCCAATCTCAGGCTATACAGGAAGCAGAAAGGTTTGTtcatatacataaattaatcttcagtttttttattaaacaaaGTAGGTCACTCTAGTCCTTGTGAGCAAGCAGGGAAACAAGACgcaaagaagatgaagttgagGCGATTTCGTTTGGAAGAACTGCAGAAGGCTACAGAGAATTTCAGCCAAGAATTCTTGATTGGTCGTGGATCGTTTGCTAACGTCTATCGCGGTACATTTCCTGTGGAGGGAACTCTAGCAATCAAGAAGCCTCATTCTGAAGCATACA
This portion of the Salvia splendens isolate huo1 chromosome 10, SspV2, whole genome shotgun sequence genome encodes:
- the LOC121752589 gene encoding cysteine-rich receptor-like protein kinase 29, yielding MANRQYFSPASAPLVALNLGNGSSKKPILGGILIAIILVFVAGWLYFCFKRKLYPNLRLYRKQKGHSSPCEQAGKQDAKKMKLRRFRLEELQKATENFSQEFLIGRGSFANVYRGTFPVEGTLAIKKPHSEAYTSIEDFRNEVRLLSKVKHENLVALVGFCEESGPKEAKILVYEYVTNGSLLDYIIGN